From one Microbacterium aurum genomic stretch:
- a CDS encoding sensor histidine kinase: protein MSWAIRLGQTAITTVLLVVAAIRAAADGVPLAWVLSIALVFTGWYVGGLVLGARTRDPVLATWWLGGLSLIWAGAVAISAEFVWLAFPLWLLAGFVLRLPWAIAFSVTILAVVISAPLLHSGTTSYANVVGPVVGGVFAFGIARGYLELVRDGRERRRLIASLVAAQEETAQLQDELARTQRESGAGMERTRLSRDIHDTVAQSLSSIGMIARGAESASAREMATALGQIVQLAHEGLVDVRRIANAMAPAELEGSAFGDALRRMLARLEEETGIRTDLHIDEALPAIPMGAEVALLRTVQSALANVRAHAAARRVVVTMTDAGDTVRLDIADDGIGFDATGWDAHAARRTDGTGYGLRAMRARLRELGGDLDIESTPGDGVALSASLPITANGAPR from the coding sequence GTGAGCTGGGCAATCCGGCTCGGGCAGACCGCGATCACGACGGTGCTTCTCGTCGTCGCCGCCATCCGCGCAGCTGCCGACGGCGTTCCCCTCGCGTGGGTCCTCTCGATCGCGCTCGTCTTCACGGGCTGGTACGTCGGCGGTCTCGTCCTCGGCGCTCGCACGCGCGACCCCGTGCTGGCGACGTGGTGGCTCGGCGGACTGTCGCTCATCTGGGCCGGCGCGGTCGCGATCTCGGCAGAGTTCGTGTGGCTCGCGTTCCCGCTGTGGCTGCTCGCCGGGTTCGTCCTGCGCTTGCCGTGGGCGATCGCTTTCAGCGTCACCATCCTCGCGGTCGTGATCAGCGCACCGCTCCTCCACTCCGGCACGACGAGCTATGCCAACGTGGTCGGTCCCGTCGTGGGCGGCGTCTTCGCCTTCGGCATCGCGCGCGGCTACCTCGAGCTCGTCCGCGACGGCCGAGAGCGCAGGCGTCTCATCGCCTCGCTCGTCGCGGCCCAGGAGGAGACAGCTCAACTGCAGGACGAGCTCGCTCGGACGCAGCGGGAATCAGGCGCCGGGATGGAGCGCACCCGCCTTTCCCGCGACATCCATGACACCGTCGCGCAGTCGCTGTCGTCGATCGGAATGATCGCCCGCGGCGCGGAGTCCGCCTCGGCGCGGGAGATGGCGACCGCGCTCGGCCAGATCGTGCAGCTGGCACACGAGGGCCTCGTCGACGTCCGGCGCATCGCGAACGCGATGGCTCCGGCGGAACTGGAGGGCTCCGCGTTCGGCGATGCGCTCCGGCGCATGCTCGCGCGCCTCGAGGAAGAGACGGGCATCCGCACCGATCTGCACATCGACGAGGCGCTGCCGGCGATCCCCATGGGCGCGGAGGTCGCGCTCCTGCGCACGGTCCAGTCCGCCCTCGCGAACGTCCGTGCGCACGCGGCGGCGCGGCGTGTGGTCGTGACGATGACGGATGCCGGTGACACGGTCCGCCTCGACATCGCCGACGACGGCATCGGGTTCGACGCCACCGGGTGGGACGCGCACGCCGCGCGCCGTACCGACGGGACGGGTTATGGACTGCGGGCGATGCGCGCGCGACTGCGCGAACTCGGCGGCGACCTCGACATCGAGAGCACGCCGGGCGACGGCGTCGCCCTGTCGGCGTCGCTGCCGATCACAGCGAACGGAGCACCCCGATGA
- a CDS encoding response regulator gives MTAAPAARPLDPRPHLRLIVVDDHPIVRAGMRSLFPLDGPVEVVGEAATGEEALTLARHVRPDVVLCDLRLGDGIDGVETTRRLRALDPAPAVVILTTFDRDVEILRAVEAGAAGYLLKDARSEEITSAIRRAAAGEIVLSPELTARMVQVMRAPRVRLTDREIEVLGLLETGASNREIAKTLFVTEATVKTHLVHLFDKLGVDSRSRAVAVAREGGLL, from the coding sequence ATGACCGCCGCACCGGCAGCCCGGCCGCTCGATCCGCGGCCGCACCTGCGCCTGATCGTCGTCGACGACCATCCCATCGTCCGCGCGGGCATGCGGTCGCTGTTCCCCCTGGACGGACCGGTGGAGGTCGTCGGTGAGGCCGCGACGGGCGAGGAGGCCCTCACCCTGGCCCGCCACGTGCGACCCGACGTCGTCCTGTGCGACCTTCGTCTCGGCGACGGTATCGACGGGGTGGAGACGACCCGCCGACTCCGGGCGCTGGACCCTGCTCCCGCCGTCGTGATCCTCACGACCTTCGACCGGGACGTCGAGATTCTCCGTGCGGTGGAGGCCGGCGCCGCCGGCTATCTGCTGAAGGATGCTCGATCCGAGGAGATCACCTCCGCGATCCGCCGGGCGGCGGCGGGGGAGATCGTGCTTTCGCCAGAGCTGACCGCCCGCATGGTGCAGGTCATGCGCGCGCCGCGGGTGCGCCTGACCGACCGTGAGATCGAGGTGCTCGGCCTCCTCGAGACCGGTGCCTCCAACCGCGAGATCGCGAAGACGCTGTTCGTCACCGAGGCCACCGTGAAGACCCACCTCGTGCACCTGTTCGACAAACTCGGTGTCGACAGTCGGTCGCGGGCGGTGGCGGTGGCGCGCGAGGGCGGGTTACTCTGA
- a CDS encoding DUF2871 domain-containing protein, which yields MRRLYIASFTYMVAGVLSGLFYREFTKLNDFPEGQSTQLGLAHTHLLTLGFIVLLIVLVLEKQFTLSRSKMFGWFFWLYNAGVVLTSAMLIWHGILTVLGQESSKMIAGIAGTGHILLTAAMVLLFLALGRALTHARVQADASAEPALAPAS from the coding sequence ATGCGTCGCCTGTACATCGCCTCGTTCACCTACATGGTCGCCGGAGTGCTCTCCGGCCTGTTCTATCGCGAGTTCACGAAACTCAACGACTTCCCTGAGGGGCAATCCACGCAGCTCGGGCTCGCGCACACGCATCTGCTCACGCTCGGTTTCATCGTGCTGCTGATCGTGCTCGTCCTCGAGAAGCAGTTCACGCTCTCCCGCAGCAAGATGTTCGGCTGGTTCTTCTGGCTGTACAACGCGGGCGTCGTTCTCACATCCGCCATGCTCATCTGGCACGGGATCCTCACTGTCCTCGGTCAGGAGTCGAGCAAGATGATCGCGGGGATCGCCGGCACCGGGCACATCCTCCTCACTGCCGCGATGGTTCTTCTGTTCCTTGCCCTCGGTCGCGCCCTGACGCACGCCCGTGTGCAGGCGGACGCATCCGCCGAACCCGCACTCGCACCCGCGTCATGA
- a CDS encoding MFS transporter, producing MTTTEAPIDTPPTRREWLALTVLSIGLGVIVLDGTIVGVALPDIIADLHLDLTDAQWVNSLYAVVLAALLLSTGKLADRWGRKNLFLAGIVVFVGGSILAAMADAAGPLIAARAVQAVGAAMIMPSTLSTVNAVFRGRYRAAAFGVWGAVISGAAAVGPLAGGALTQWASWHWIFLVNVPLGILIFVAGILAVPATRGVQHRPGADVDGALLAAIGLGALVFAVIEGPDLGWWTPRSELKIFGWVWPSDAAISAVPVAFAIATVALVLFVMWERHRETVRRSALLDPRLFFLPTFSWGNLTAAMVAVGEFAIIFVLPLYLINALGLSVMSAGLVLAAMAIGAFLSGASARHLAARFGPPGTVLIGLGLEVVGVLVLALMITGTTPGWLVAVPLVVYGLGLGLASAQLTGTVLRDVPVEVSGQGSATQSTVRQVGSALGTAFAGAALSVSLALTLPVALADAGVTGTTADQLAEATRESAGTTIAQLRATAAPSAVADPVGTANALAEGFADGTRWSLLVATTFLILGFVGAIRLRRAARRG from the coding sequence ATGACGACGACCGAAGCCCCGATCGACACGCCCCCGACGCGCCGGGAATGGCTCGCACTGACGGTGCTGTCGATCGGGCTCGGCGTCATCGTTCTCGACGGCACGATCGTCGGCGTCGCTCTCCCCGACATCATCGCGGACCTCCACCTCGACCTCACCGACGCGCAGTGGGTCAACAGCCTGTACGCGGTGGTTCTCGCGGCGCTTCTCCTGTCCACCGGCAAGCTCGCCGACCGCTGGGGGCGCAAGAACCTCTTCCTCGCAGGCATCGTCGTCTTCGTGGGTGGCAGCATTCTCGCGGCGATGGCGGATGCCGCTGGTCCCCTCATCGCCGCGCGCGCTGTGCAGGCGGTGGGCGCCGCAATGATCATGCCGTCCACGCTGTCGACGGTGAACGCCGTCTTCCGGGGCCGCTACCGTGCTGCGGCCTTCGGCGTGTGGGGTGCGGTGATCTCGGGTGCGGCGGCGGTCGGCCCGCTCGCGGGTGGCGCGTTGACGCAGTGGGCGTCGTGGCACTGGATCTTCCTCGTGAATGTGCCCCTCGGCATCCTCATCTTCGTCGCCGGCATCCTCGCCGTGCCCGCCACTCGCGGCGTGCAGCACCGACCCGGTGCCGACGTCGACGGCGCGCTCCTCGCGGCGATCGGACTCGGCGCGCTCGTCTTCGCCGTCATCGAAGGTCCTGACCTGGGCTGGTGGACGCCGAGATCCGAACTCAAGATCTTCGGCTGGGTGTGGCCTTCGGATGCCGCCATCTCGGCCGTCCCGGTCGCATTCGCCATCGCGACTGTCGCCCTCGTTCTCTTCGTGATGTGGGAGCGGCACCGCGAGACGGTCCGTCGATCCGCGCTGCTGGACCCGCGGCTGTTCTTCCTCCCGACGTTCTCGTGGGGAAACCTCACGGCGGCGATGGTGGCCGTCGGCGAGTTCGCGATCATCTTCGTGCTGCCCCTGTACCTCATCAACGCGCTCGGCCTCAGCGTGATGTCTGCCGGACTCGTTCTCGCGGCCATGGCGATCGGAGCCTTCCTCTCCGGCGCATCCGCTCGGCATCTCGCCGCGCGGTTCGGCCCCCCGGGTACGGTTCTGATCGGGCTCGGTCTCGAGGTCGTCGGCGTACTCGTCCTCGCGCTGATGATCACGGGCACGACGCCGGGATGGCTGGTCGCGGTTCCGCTCGTCGTCTACGGGCTGGGCTTGGGCCTCGCGTCCGCGCAGCTCACCGGCACCGTTCTGAGGGACGTGCCCGTCGAGGTCTCCGGACAAGGATCTGCGACGCAGAGCACCGTGCGGCAGGTCGGATCAGCGCTCGGCACCGCCTTCGCCGGTGCCGCGCTCTCCGTCTCGCTCGCCCTCACGTTGCCGGTCGCCCTCGCTGACGCCGGCGTCACCGGCACGACGGCTGATCAGCTCGCGGAGGCGACACGAGAATCCGCGGGAACGACGATCGCTCAGCTGCGCGCGACAGCAGCCCCGAGCGCCGTCGCAGATCCCGTCGGCACCGCGAACGCCCTGGCCGAGGGCTTCGCCGACGGAACTCGATGGTCTCTGCTGGTGGCGACCACATTCCTCATCCTGGGCTTCGTCGGAGCGATCCGCTTGCGCCGAGCAGCACGACGCGGGTGA
- a CDS encoding Txe/YoeB family addiction module toxin, translated as MTRALVFDPNGWEDYVYWQTQDRKTVRRVNALIADILRDPFDGIGKPEPLRHVLAGAWSRRIDDKNRLVYYVTEEHIVILQTRDHY; from the coding sequence GTGACGCGGGCGCTCGTCTTCGACCCGAACGGGTGGGAGGACTACGTGTACTGGCAGACGCAGGACCGCAAGACCGTGCGGCGAGTCAATGCGCTGATCGCGGACATCCTCCGCGACCCGTTCGACGGCATCGGCAAGCCCGAACCGCTTCGTCACGTCCTCGCCGGCGCCTGGTCTCGCCGCATCGATGACAAGAACCGACTCGTCTACTACGTCACGGAGGAGCACATCGTGATCCTGCAGACGAGAGACCACTACTGA
- a CDS encoding type II toxin-antitoxin system Phd/YefM family antitoxin, producing the protein MSAITASEARKSLFGLIQQVNDDHTTVEVVSRRGNAVIMSKDDYDALTETAYLLRTPANAERLLQAVERARRGEFERHDLLDA; encoded by the coding sequence ATGTCGGCGATCACTGCGAGCGAAGCGCGAAAGAGCCTGTTCGGACTCATCCAACAGGTCAACGATGACCACACGACTGTCGAGGTCGTGTCCCGCAGAGGCAACGCGGTGATCATGTCGAAGGACGACTACGACGCGCTCACCGAGACGGCGTACCTCCTCCGCACCCCCGCGAACGCGGAGCGGCTGCTCCAGGCCGTCGAGCGTGCACGTCGCGGCGAGTTCGAACGGCACGACCTCCTCGACGCGTGA
- a CDS encoding GNAT family N-acetyltransferase — translation MTAHEIRALTLETYPAWLALAEKHNGVWGGCYCSYFHDDTTTKADAGGALFKKRMIEEGIAHAALVFEGEQAIAWCEYGSPAELPRIYHRKEYDAGEAHPAPWRITCFFVDRDHRRQGVALEALRGALDLIAQAGGGEVVSFPNIVEPGKRVSASFLHNVTPGMFEEAGFTFERRIGKNKTVMRKVVLPA, via the coding sequence ATGACGGCGCACGAGATCCGAGCGTTGACGCTCGAGACGTATCCGGCGTGGCTCGCGCTGGCCGAGAAGCACAATGGCGTGTGGGGCGGCTGCTACTGCAGCTACTTCCACGACGACACGACCACGAAGGCGGATGCCGGTGGCGCGCTGTTCAAGAAGCGGATGATCGAGGAGGGCATCGCCCACGCGGCGCTCGTCTTCGAGGGCGAGCAGGCGATCGCGTGGTGCGAGTACGGCAGCCCTGCCGAGCTGCCCCGCATCTACCACCGCAAGGAGTACGACGCCGGCGAGGCGCACCCCGCCCCGTGGCGCATCACGTGCTTCTTCGTCGACCGCGACCATCGCCGCCAGGGGGTCGCGCTCGAGGCGCTGCGGGGAGCGCTCGATCTGATCGCGCAGGCGGGCGGAGGTGAAGTGGTGTCGTTCCCGAACATCGTCGAGCCGGGCAAGAGGGTGTCGGCGTCGTTCCTGCACAACGTGACGCCGGGCATGTTCGAGGAGGCGGGCTTCACATTCGAGCGCCGGATCGGCAAGAACAAGACCGTCATGCGCAAGGTCGTCCTGCCGGCGTGA
- a CDS encoding ArsR/SmtB family transcription factor, whose amino-acid sequence MSSFEDQSADDDRVFKALASPVRRRVLDALKESTQTTGALCTLFPELDRTTVLQHLRVLEEAGLVTGRRSGRERHLSLAPLPIKRIHDRWISEYARAAVQLLAELDEA is encoded by the coding sequence ATGTCATCCTTCGAGGACCAGAGTGCCGATGACGATCGGGTCTTCAAGGCGCTCGCGTCGCCGGTGCGGCGGCGGGTACTCGATGCGTTGAAGGAGTCGACGCAGACGACCGGGGCCCTATGCACGCTGTTTCCGGAGCTCGATCGGACGACGGTGCTGCAGCATCTGCGAGTACTGGAAGAAGCCGGGTTGGTCACCGGCCGCAGGTCCGGTCGCGAGCGGCACCTCTCGCTCGCCCCGCTGCCGATCAAGCGCATCCATGATCGCTGGATCAGCGAGTACGCCCGCGCTGCGGTGCAGTTGCTCGCAGAGCTGGACGAGGCGTAG
- a CDS encoding SRPBCC family protein: protein MSEATPLDALSFTVSGRISRPCAEVYEAVADPAQLSRYFTTGGARGRLEVGADITWDFHDFPGAFPVTVVEAEPPRRIVIEWDGAATTGEKGVTRTTFEFEPIDDDTRTLVTISESSWLVTAEGAKHAFGNCEGWTGMLAALKVWVEHGINLRDGFYA, encoded by the coding sequence ATGTCTGAAGCCACTCCGCTCGACGCGCTGTCTTTCACCGTTTCCGGCCGCATCTCCCGGCCCTGCGCAGAGGTCTACGAGGCGGTCGCCGACCCCGCGCAGCTGTCCCGCTACTTCACCACCGGCGGCGCCCGCGGCCGTCTCGAGGTGGGAGCGGACATCACCTGGGACTTCCACGACTTCCCTGGCGCCTTCCCGGTCACCGTCGTCGAAGCCGAACCGCCTCGACGCATCGTCATCGAATGGGATGGCGCCGCCACGACGGGGGAGAAGGGCGTCACGCGAACAACCTTCGAGTTCGAGCCCATCGACGACGACACCCGCACCCTGGTCACGATCAGCGAGTCCTCCTGGCTCGTCACGGCCGAAGGCGCCAAGCACGCCTTCGGCAACTGCGAAGGCTGGACGGGCATGCTCGCCGCGCTGAAGGTCTGGGTCGAACACGGCATCAACCTCCGCGACGGCTTCTACGCGTAG
- a CDS encoding RecQ family ATP-dependent DNA helicase: MTTTTSARAEALDVLRTLVGRDDADFHDGQFEAIEALVDRRRRALVVQRTGWGKSAVYFVATLLLRRRGGGPTVLVSPLLALMRDQIAAAQRAGVRAVAINSTNAHEWRDVLAQLDRDEVDVLLVSPERLNNPSFRDEQLPQLVARIGLLVVDEAHCISDWGHDFRPDYRRLRDLIARIPSGVPVLATTATANSRVVADVAEQLGALEGDQESTDAGAPASDVLVIRGPLARASLRLGVLRLPNAQSRLAWLLSHLDDLPGSGIIYTLTVSAANDTARLLRDRGYEVRAYTGQTDADEREESEALLKDNRVKALVATSALGMGFDKPDLGFVVHLGAPSSPVSYYQQVGRAGRATASADVLLLPGAEDRDIWHYFATASMPDEDRAGRVLTALSAASGPLSTPALEAMVDIRRTPLELLLKVLDVDGAVARVQGGWVATGQPWTYDADRYTRIAAERVAEQQHMIEYEQLTTCRMEFLQRALDDDTAAPCGRCDNCAGPWFAASIGKEATDAAASALDRVGVPIEPRRQWPTGADRLGLPLRGRIPAESQYEEGRALARLTDLGWGGTLREIFAAGAADGPVPPNVLAACVRVLADWGWAERPVAVVAMPSRSKPQLVASLARGIAEVGRLPLVGTLALVDGGPTGGPGGNSAFRLAGVWGRFSAADLDVPAGPVLLVDDLVDSRWTITAAAHELRRAGATAVLPFALALRG; this comes from the coding sequence ATGACCACGACGACCTCCGCCCGCGCCGAGGCGCTCGATGTCCTGCGCACCCTCGTCGGGCGCGACGACGCCGACTTCCACGACGGGCAGTTCGAGGCGATCGAGGCCCTCGTCGACCGGCGACGCCGCGCGCTCGTCGTCCAGCGCACCGGATGGGGCAAGTCCGCGGTCTACTTCGTCGCGACGCTGCTGCTCCGGCGCCGCGGCGGCGGCCCGACGGTGCTCGTCTCGCCCCTGCTCGCCCTCATGCGCGACCAAATCGCCGCCGCCCAGCGCGCCGGCGTCCGCGCGGTCGCCATCAACTCCACCAACGCGCACGAATGGCGCGACGTGCTCGCACAGCTCGACCGCGACGAGGTCGACGTGCTGCTGGTCTCGCCTGAGCGCCTCAACAACCCGTCGTTCCGCGACGAGCAACTGCCGCAGCTCGTCGCGCGCATCGGACTTCTCGTCGTCGATGAAGCGCACTGCATCAGCGACTGGGGGCATGACTTCCGCCCCGATTACCGGCGCCTGCGCGATCTCATCGCCCGCATCCCGTCCGGCGTTCCCGTGCTCGCGACGACCGCCACGGCCAACAGCCGCGTCGTGGCCGATGTCGCCGAGCAGCTCGGCGCCCTGGAAGGCGATCAAGAGTCGACGGATGCCGGCGCCCCGGCATCCGATGTGCTCGTCATCCGCGGCCCGCTCGCGCGCGCCTCGCTGCGGCTCGGCGTGCTACGGCTGCCGAACGCGCAGAGCCGGCTCGCCTGGCTGCTCAGCCACCTCGACGACCTGCCCGGCTCAGGCATCATCTACACGCTCACGGTGTCGGCCGCGAACGACACCGCCCGGCTGCTGCGCGACCGCGGGTACGAGGTGCGCGCGTACACCGGCCAGACAGACGCCGACGAACGCGAGGAGTCGGAGGCGCTCCTCAAGGACAACCGCGTGAAGGCGCTCGTCGCCACCAGCGCCCTCGGCATGGGCTTCGACAAGCCCGACCTCGGCTTCGTCGTGCACCTCGGCGCGCCCTCGTCGCCGGTGTCGTACTACCAACAGGTCGGCCGCGCCGGCCGCGCCACGGCATCCGCCGATGTGCTGCTGCTGCCCGGCGCCGAAGACCGCGACATCTGGCACTACTTCGCGACCGCGTCGATGCCCGACGAAGATCGCGCCGGGCGCGTCCTCACGGCCCTCTCGGCGGCCAGCGGACCGCTGTCGACTCCGGCGCTCGAGGCGATGGTCGACATCCGCCGCACGCCGCTCGAACTGCTGCTGAAGGTCCTCGATGTCGACGGCGCCGTCGCGCGTGTGCAAGGCGGCTGGGTCGCGACCGGCCAGCCGTGGACCTACGACGCCGACCGCTACACCCGCATCGCGGCGGAGCGCGTCGCCGAGCAGCAGCACATGATCGAGTACGAGCAGCTCACGACGTGCCGCATGGAGTTCCTGCAGCGCGCGCTCGACGACGACACCGCCGCGCCGTGCGGGCGCTGCGACAACTGCGCCGGCCCGTGGTTCGCGGCGTCGATTGGAAAAGAGGCGACGGATGCCGCGGCCTCCGCCCTCGACCGCGTCGGCGTCCCGATCGAGCCGCGCCGGCAGTGGCCGACTGGTGCCGACCGACTCGGCCTGCCGCTGCGCGGCCGCATCCCGGCGGAGTCGCAGTACGAGGAGGGGAGGGCGCTCGCGCGCCTCACCGACCTCGGCTGGGGCGGAACGCTGCGCGAGATCTTCGCAGCCGGTGCCGCCGACGGCCCCGTGCCGCCGAACGTGCTCGCCGCGTGCGTACGGGTGCTCGCGGACTGGGGGTGGGCGGAGCGGCCGGTCGCCGTCGTGGCGATGCCGTCGCGGTCAAAACCGCAGCTCGTCGCCTCGCTGGCGCGGGGGATCGCCGAGGTCGGACGACTCCCTCTCGTCGGCACCCTCGCCCTCGTGGACGGCGGTCCGACCGGCGGCCCGGGCGGCAACAGCGCCTTCCGGCTCGCGGGCGTGTGGGGGAGGTTCAGCGCCGCGGACCTCGACGTGCCGGCCGGTCCGGTGCTGCTGGTCGACGACCTCGTCGACAGCCGGTGGACGATCACCGCCGCCGCGCACGAGCTGCGCCGCGCCGGCGCCACCGCGGTGCTGCCGTTCGCCCTCGCGCTGCGCGGCTGA
- a CDS encoding DUF1990 family protein has translation MPSSFTLVTDAAVSPEALYALSLDIDAHVASMRQSGERAVGGVTSGSIGLEESVTWRARHFGIRFTMTSRITELEEPTRFVDEQVRGPFRSFRHEHRFEQVGSGTRMTDTIELASPFFGRLAERVVLVPYLRRLIRQRNAHLLTALGVAPSTDPEEVTWEPGVTHPFRAAQSETVIGRGDACWQRAASEVLRWGVKTRSGFAVASPHDVMPGERLTITARLGPFVVREPVEVVAVIRQPDRVGFSYRALPGHPVRGEEAFVVHRHADAVLLSIRSLTAPAARGPWRPAYPLLRVAQVIARRRYRRALR, from the coding sequence ATGCCGAGTTCGTTCACGCTGGTGACGGATGCCGCGGTGTCGCCCGAGGCCTTGTACGCGCTCTCGCTCGACATCGATGCGCACGTCGCGTCGATGCGGCAGTCGGGCGAGCGCGCCGTCGGCGGCGTCACGAGCGGATCGATCGGTCTTGAGGAGTCCGTCACTTGGCGGGCGCGGCATTTCGGCATCCGGTTCACGATGACCTCGCGGATCACCGAACTCGAAGAGCCGACCCGGTTCGTCGACGAGCAAGTGCGCGGGCCGTTCCGGTCGTTCCGGCACGAGCACCGGTTCGAGCAAGTCGGTAGCGGCACCCGTATGACCGACACGATCGAGCTGGCATCGCCTTTCTTCGGCCGACTCGCCGAGCGCGTCGTGCTGGTGCCGTATCTCCGGCGCCTCATTCGGCAGCGCAACGCTCACTTGCTCACGGCGCTCGGCGTCGCGCCGTCGACCGATCCCGAGGAGGTGACCTGGGAGCCCGGGGTCACTCACCCCTTCCGTGCTGCGCAGAGCGAGACGGTCATCGGCCGCGGCGACGCGTGCTGGCAGCGCGCGGCATCCGAGGTGCTGCGCTGGGGCGTGAAGACGCGCAGCGGCTTCGCCGTCGCATCACCGCATGACGTCATGCCGGGGGAGCGGCTCACCATCACCGCACGCCTCGGGCCGTTCGTCGTGCGCGAGCCCGTGGAGGTCGTCGCGGTGATCCGACAGCCCGACCGCGTCGGGTTCTCGTACCGCGCGCTGCCGGGGCACCCCGTCCGCGGGGAGGAAGCCTTCGTCGTCCATCGTCATGCGGATGCGGTGCTGCTCAGCATCCGCTCACTGACAGCGCCGGCCGCGCGTGGCCCGTGGCGGCCGGCGTATCCGCTGCTGCGGGTGGCGCAGGTGATCGCCCGCCGCCGCTACCGCCGCGCACTGCGGTGA
- a CDS encoding alpha/beta fold hydrolase has protein sequence MTHLSDALHRPGAIIRYSDSGGDGPAVVFNHGAGMDHSVFAPQLQAVRATGRRAIVHDLRGHGASPLDDGIRFTAADALEDLAALLDALDLQHPVLVGHSLGGNLSQALVRRHPDRAAGLVVIGATWNAGPLTPAERLALRLAAPMLGLIPAGRLPGLMAKASAVTPAAVAATEAMFRRMPKRTFLDVWRATVSLVDPDPAYRTPVPLGLIRGADDRTGNIATAMPRWAAAEGVTERVIPHAGHVATLDAPEATTAALLTLV, from the coding sequence ATGACTCACCTCTCCGACGCGCTCCACCGCCCCGGAGCGATCATCCGATACTCCGACTCCGGCGGCGACGGCCCGGCGGTTGTCTTCAACCACGGCGCCGGCATGGACCACAGCGTCTTCGCGCCCCAGCTCCAGGCGGTGCGCGCAACAGGCCGACGGGCGATCGTGCACGACCTCCGCGGGCACGGCGCATCGCCCCTCGACGACGGCATCCGGTTCACGGCCGCCGACGCGCTGGAGGATCTCGCCGCACTCCTCGACGCCCTCGATCTGCAGCATCCGGTGCTCGTCGGGCACTCGCTCGGCGGAAACCTGTCGCAAGCGCTCGTGCGCCGCCACCCCGATCGCGCCGCCGGCCTCGTCGTGATCGGCGCCACCTGGAACGCCGGCCCCCTCACCCCGGCGGAGCGCCTCGCGCTGCGCCTTGCGGCTCCGATGCTCGGACTCATCCCCGCCGGGCGCCTGCCCGGGCTCATGGCGAAGGCGTCGGCCGTCACTCCGGCCGCCGTCGCCGCCACCGAGGCGATGTTCCGACGAATGCCGAAGCGCACGTTCCTGGATGTCTGGCGCGCCACGGTCTCGCTCGTCGACCCCGACCCGGCCTATCGCACACCGGTACCCCTCGGCCTCATCCGCGGCGCCGACGACCGTACCGGCAACATCGCCACGGCGATGCCGCGGTGGGCCGCGGCCGAGGGCGTGACCGAGCGCGTCATCCCGCATGCCGGACACGTCGCCACTCTCGACGCACCGGAGGCGACGACAGCGGCACTCCTCACGCTCGTCTGA
- a CDS encoding thermonuclease family protein, translating to MRGIWGLAAVAAAVLVLAGCAAEPTPLATPPASTAAEPAVTIDAVVDGDTIETSAGTVRIIGIDAPERGECGYDEASALVASLLRPGDAVVLQLPDGENDQDQHGRLLRYVDTVDGVDVAAAVLAAGLAVARYDSTEGYPAHPRETAYRAGQLATLTASGDVSTTACAAAAQAAAEAEQARIAAEQQAAQAPAAPAVDEWWRQYSSCTKLKKNTNGHPTGPFSRDNPAEAAVYDWFANGTGNNGDGEGDGLACE from the coding sequence ATGCGTGGAATCTGGGGCCTCGCCGCCGTCGCTGCTGCCGTCCTCGTCCTGGCGGGATGCGCCGCCGAACCGACGCCGCTGGCGACACCGCCTGCCAGTACGGCGGCCGAACCCGCGGTGACGATCGACGCTGTCGTCGACGGCGACACGATCGAGACGAGCGCCGGAACGGTGCGCATCATCGGGATCGACGCGCCCGAACGCGGCGAATGCGGGTACGACGAGGCCTCCGCGCTCGTCGCGTCGCTCCTGCGTCCGGGGGATGCCGTCGTCCTGCAGCTTCCCGACGGTGAGAACGATCAGGACCAGCACGGCAGGCTGCTGCGCTACGTCGACACGGTCGACGGCGTCGACGTCGCCGCCGCGGTGCTCGCCGCGGGCCTCGCCGTCGCGCGGTACGACTCGACCGAGGGGTATCCCGCGCACCCGCGCGAGACCGCCTATCGTGCCGGCCAGCTCGCCACCCTCACCGCCTCCGGCGACGTGAGCACGACCGCGTGTGCCGCCGCGGCGCAGGCCGCCGCTGAGGCCGAGCAAGCCAGGATCGCCGCAGAGCAGCAGGCAGCGCAGGCTCCCGCTGCGCCCGCCGTCGACGAGTGGTGGCGGCAGTACTCGTCGTGCACGAAGCTCAAGAAGAACACCAACGGACACCCCACGGGGCCGTTCTCGCGGGACAACCCGGCAGAGGCCGCCGTGTACGACTGGTTCGCGAACGGCACCGGCAACAACGGCGACGGCGAAGGCGACGGCCTCGCGTGTGAGTAG